A region from the Gammaproteobacteria bacterium genome encodes:
- the flgJ gene encoding flagellar assembly peptidoglycan hydrolase FlgJ, giving the protein MSIKLDQAGVYTDFKGFADLKRQADTDSNEALHAVARQFEALFLQQIFKSMREAQLGEGLFDSDEGDFYKDLLDKQLSINLAQTNSLGLAEMITRQLQQNGLVPSNRVPESNVEKDPLNLTGEFPTNPNSSSVNSEAATVTTPESDTTAIETRFQERSERQENNSHRFENPTAFVTRLWPMAQRAAKSLGITPDTLMAQAALETGWGKHILRHANGTGSYNLFNIKAGSDWDGDTVNLHALEYTEAGLQQQHSRFKSYHSYDESFDDYVRLLQSNPRYKHVGQSASAQEFTNNLQSAGYATDPQYAHKIMKIKDSSSMQQALEEMQQAIKLSKGSTISKLDAVD; this is encoded by the coding sequence ATGAGTATCAAACTGGATCAGGCAGGTGTTTACACCGATTTCAAAGGGTTTGCTGACCTGAAAAGACAAGCAGATACAGATTCAAACGAGGCGTTACATGCGGTCGCACGCCAGTTTGAAGCATTGTTCCTGCAACAAATATTTAAAAGCATGCGTGAGGCGCAATTGGGCGAAGGCTTGTTCGACAGTGACGAAGGGGATTTTTATAAAGATCTTCTCGATAAGCAGTTGTCTATCAATTTGGCGCAAACCAATAGTTTGGGTTTGGCGGAAATGATTACCCGGCAATTGCAACAAAACGGGTTGGTGCCATCGAACCGCGTCCCGGAAAGCAACGTAGAGAAAGACCCATTGAACTTAACAGGGGAGTTCCCGACAAATCCAAACTCCTCATCAGTGAATAGCGAAGCGGCAACGGTCACGACACCGGAGTCCGATACTACTGCAATCGAAACCCGTTTCCAAGAGCGTTCCGAACGGCAGGAGAACAACTCCCACAGGTTTGAAAACCCGACGGCATTCGTAACCCGGTTGTGGCCAATGGCGCAGCGAGCGGCTAAATCCCTGGGCATCACACCCGATACTTTAATGGCGCAAGCGGCTCTGGAAACCGGCTGGGGTAAGCACATTTTGCGGCACGCAAACGGTACCGGCAGTTACAATTTGTTTAACATAAAAGCCGGTTCGGACTGGGACGGTGACACGGTGAACCTGCACGCCTTGGAATATACTGAAGCCGGATTACAGCAACAACATAGCCGGTTCAAAAGTTATCATTCCTATGATGAAAGCTTTGATGACTATGTGCGCCTGTTGCAAAGCAATCCTCGTTACAAACACGTGGGACAATCCGCAAGCGCGCAGGAGTTCACAAACAATTTGCAAAGCGCCGGTTATGCTACAGATCCACAATACGCTCATAAGATCATGAAGATTAAGGACAGTTCCTCCATGCAGCAGGCTCTGGAGGAAATGCAGCAGGCTATAAAGCTATCTAAAGGCTCGACGATAAGCAAACTAGACGCAGTGGATTAA
- a CDS encoding flagellar basal body P-ring protein FlgI: MNKINITLPGLLLCLAMTGTTQAERLKDISSVAGIRDNPLIGYGLVVGLDGTGDKTAFTIQSLRSMLGKLGVTVPSNVDLKSKNVAAVSLHATLPPFSKPGQTIDVTVSSIGEAKSLRGGTLLMSPLKGADGNVYAIAQGNVIVGGFGVTGTDGSSITVNVPSVGRIPGGASVERIVPTTFTDSNFIEFRLNQGDFTTAHRVLQAINNKFGADTAYALDSTSIRVRAPIDVSQKVAYLSELENLEVSPADSAAKIIVNSRTGTIIIGKHVTVAPAAVTHGSLTVTITERAQVSQPNALSEGETVVVPQSQLEVQQENKRMFKFAPGISLDEIVKAINQVGAAPGDLVAILEALKEAGALRANLIVI; the protein is encoded by the coding sequence ATGAATAAAATTAATATCACATTACCCGGTTTACTGCTTTGTCTTGCCATGACCGGCACAACGCAAGCGGAACGATTAAAAGATATTAGTTCTGTAGCGGGTATTCGCGATAACCCGCTCATCGGTTATGGGCTTGTGGTGGGTTTGGACGGGACCGGAGATAAAACCGCCTTTACTATTCAGAGCCTGCGTTCCATGCTGGGCAAATTAGGAGTTACCGTACCCAGTAATGTGGATTTGAAATCGAAAAACGTGGCTGCCGTATCACTACATGCCACTTTACCGCCGTTCTCTAAACCGGGCCAAACCATCGATGTTACCGTGTCTTCCATCGGTGAGGCCAAAAGTCTACGTGGAGGAACTTTGCTCATGTCGCCTCTAAAAGGAGCTGACGGAAATGTGTATGCCATCGCTCAGGGTAACGTTATTGTGGGAGGGTTTGGTGTCACCGGAACAGACGGTTCCAGTATTACGGTTAATGTACCCAGCGTCGGTCGAATACCCGGCGGCGCGTCGGTAGAGCGTATCGTACCCACCACGTTTACCGACAGCAATTTTATAGAATTTCGCTTGAATCAAGGTGACTTTACAACGGCTCACCGCGTATTACAGGCAATTAACAATAAGTTTGGGGCCGACACGGCTTACGCACTGGATTCCACTTCCATACGAGTACGGGCGCCAATAGATGTATCGCAAAAAGTGGCTTATCTGTCTGAGTTGGAAAATCTCGAAGTCTCACCAGCGGATAGTGCAGCGAAGATTATTGTGAATTCCCGTACCGGGACCATCATCATTGGAAAACACGTTACAGTGGCTCCGGCGGCTGTTACCCATGGCAGTTTAACCGTCACTATAACAGAACGCGCGCAGGTGAGTCAGCCTAACGCCTTATCTGAAGGTGAAACCGTGGTGGTACCGCAATCACAACTGGAAGTGCAACAGGAAAACAAACGCATGTTTAAATTTGCACCCGGTATCTCGTTGGATGAGATCGTTAAAGCCATTAACCAAGTGGGTGCAGCTCCGGGTGATTTGGTCGCCATACTGGAGGCATTGAAAGAAGCCGGAGCCTTAAGAGCAAATTTGATCGTAATTTAA
- the flgH gene encoding flagellar basal body L-ring protein FlgH: protein MRFVLLAWLVMSSLLTGCASLNNDADIQFATVRPTYSKPLPMKTGSIYKSGYEIKLFEDTKAKHVGDILTVILQENTNASKSASTTTSKDGEVDVGIPTFLGRGITKGGVNILDTQLDAQRAFAGQGDSSQSNSLSGTISVTISEVLANGNLVVRGEKMLSLNQGKEHIRLSGIVRPGDITPDNTVRSSQLANAKIIYGGEGVIAESNKKGWLQRITDSAWWPF from the coding sequence ATGCGTTTTGTGCTTTTAGCGTGGTTGGTCATGTCGTCACTACTGACCGGTTGTGCATCGTTGAACAACGATGCCGATATTCAATTCGCCACGGTGCGACCGACGTATAGCAAACCGCTGCCCATGAAAACCGGTTCCATTTATAAGAGCGGTTATGAGATCAAGCTGTTCGAAGATACTAAAGCAAAGCATGTGGGTGACATACTGACCGTCATTTTACAGGAAAACACCAATGCATCTAAATCTGCCTCCACGACCACGTCTAAAGATGGTGAGGTGGATGTCGGTATCCCTACTTTTTTGGGACGGGGTATCACCAAAGGCGGAGTCAATATTCTGGATACTCAACTGGATGCTCAAAGAGCTTTTGCCGGTCAGGGTGATAGCAGTCAAAGCAACAGCCTCAGCGGGACCATATCGGTCACCATATCGGAAGTATTGGCAAATGGTAATCTGGTAGTGCGTGGTGAAAAGATGTTATCCCTGAATCAGGGTAAGGAACATATTCGTTTGTCCGGTATTGTCAGACCGGGCGATATCACTCCGGATAACACCGTTCGCTCCAGTCAATTGGCCAATGCCAAAATCATTTATGGTGGAGAAGGTGTAATAGCTGAGAGTAACAAAAAGGGTTGGCTGCAACGTATCACCGACAGCGCCTGGTGGCCGTTTTGA
- the flgG gene encoding flagellar basal-body rod protein FlgG: MTSALWVAKTGLDAQQTKLSVISNNLANVNTIGYKKSRAVFEDLLYQNVRQAGAQVDDVNELPSGFSLGTGVRTVATEKIHSQGNLIQTDKPLDIAISGRGFFQILRPDGGIGYTRDGGFQVNSSGQMVTSGGLPLQPAITLPANTLTTSIGADGTVSVVTAGSTSPTVVGNIQIAEFINASGLQPIGENMYLETGSSGAPQVGTPGLNGIGSLLQGELESSNVNVVKEMVDMIETQRAYEVNTKAISTADQMLQYLNNNV, translated from the coding sequence ATGACTTCAGCATTATGGGTAGCAAAAACCGGTTTGGATGCACAACAGACCAAGTTGTCAGTGATATCCAACAATCTGGCCAACGTGAACACTATCGGTTACAAAAAATCCAGAGCGGTATTTGAAGATCTTCTGTATCAAAACGTACGCCAAGCCGGTGCCCAGGTGGACGATGTGAACGAACTGCCGTCCGGATTCTCCTTGGGCACAGGAGTTCGAACCGTGGCGACGGAGAAAATACATTCCCAAGGTAATTTGATTCAAACCGACAAACCGTTGGATATCGCTATTTCCGGTCGGGGGTTTTTTCAAATACTGCGTCCGGATGGAGGGATTGGGTATACCCGTGACGGCGGGTTTCAAGTCAATTCCAGCGGACAAATGGTTACCTCCGGTGGCTTGCCTTTACAGCCCGCCATTACCTTGCCGGCGAATACCCTGACCACATCCATTGGCGCGGACGGTACAGTCAGTGTTGTCACCGCAGGCAGTACTTCGCCTACCGTAGTGGGTAATATCCAAATCGCGGAGTTTATCAACGCCAGTGGTTTGCAGCCCATCGGTGAAAATATGTATCTGGAAACCGGTTCCAGTGGTGCTCCTCAGGTGGGCACACCCGGTTTGAACGGTATTGGCAGCTTATTGCAGGGTGAGTTGGAGTCGTCCAACGTAAATGTAGTCAAGGAAATGGTGGACATGATAGAGACCCAGCGAGCCTATGAAGTCAATACCAAAGCTATCAGTACTGCTGATCAAATGTTGCAGTATCTGAATAACAACGTGTAG
- a CDS encoding flagellar basal body rod protein FlgF: MDRVLYVAMSGAKQTLLAQQANNNNLANVSTTGFLSDLNAFRSMQAFGEGYPSRVFAITEKPGVDFQKGALISTGRELDIAVSNDGWISVQSKEGSEAYTRAGDLRLEQGGLLVTGTGLPVLGNGGPIILPPGESITIGNDGSISIRPPGSNTLAVVDRIRLVKGEPKDLVKGLDGLIRHKDGIALQADASIRVASGTLESSNVNVVEAMVNMISLARSYETQVKVMKEAQEMDAATDQLLKLS, from the coding sequence ATGGATAGAGTTCTTTATGTAGCCATGTCTGGTGCCAAGCAGACCCTGCTGGCACAACAGGCTAACAACAATAACCTCGCAAACGTCAGTACCACGGGGTTTTTGAGTGATCTCAATGCGTTTCGCTCCATGCAAGCCTTTGGCGAAGGTTATCCCAGCCGGGTATTTGCCATTACCGAAAAACCCGGTGTGGATTTCCAGAAAGGGGCGCTGATAAGCACAGGCCGGGAGTTGGATATTGCCGTATCCAACGACGGCTGGATCAGCGTTCAATCCAAAGAAGGTAGCGAAGCTTACACCCGCGCCGGAGATCTCAGACTGGAGCAGGGTGGCCTGCTGGTGACCGGCACCGGTTTGCCGGTATTGGGTAACGGCGGTCCAATCATTCTTCCTCCCGGCGAATCCATCACTATTGGTAATGACGGAAGTATCAGCATTCGTCCCCCCGGCAGTAATACTTTGGCCGTAGTGGATAGAATTCGTTTGGTGAAAGGGGAGCCCAAGGATTTGGTAAAAGGCTTGGACGGCCTGATTCGGCATAAAGATGGTATTGCCTTACAAGCGGATGCCTCTATCAGGGTGGCCAGCGGTACGCTGGAGAGCAGCAATGTAAACGTGGTTGAAGCGATGGTGAATATGATCAGCCTGGCTCGCTCTTACGAGACTCAGGTAAAAGTTATGAAAGAAGCCCAGGAGATGGATGCAGCAACGGATCAGTTGTTGAAATTATCGTAA